Proteins from a single region of Streptomyces spectabilis:
- a CDS encoding response regulator, giving the protein MTRVLVVDDDFMVAKLHSRYVAAVDGFAVAGVAHSGADALAAAERLRPDLLLLDVYLPDMDGLAVLRELRAAEGLDPGRVPVDVLFITAAREAGVIRAALRAGALHYLIKPFNQAALREQLRHAAALRARLDGLAEARQEDVDRLFGSRPPGSRELPKGLAPHTADLVAHTLRAHPRGLSASECAEAGRLSRVSARRYLEFFAVTGRAEVTLKYGGAGRPERRYRWVG; this is encoded by the coding sequence ATGACGAGGGTGCTGGTCGTCGACGACGACTTCATGGTCGCCAAGCTGCACAGCCGGTACGTCGCCGCGGTGGACGGATTCGCGGTGGCGGGTGTGGCGCACAGCGGCGCCGACGCGCTGGCCGCGGCAGAGCGGCTCCGTCCCGATCTACTTCTCCTGGACGTGTACCTGCCCGACATGGACGGGCTCGCGGTGCTGCGGGAGCTGCGGGCGGCCGAGGGGCTCGACCCCGGCCGGGTGCCGGTGGACGTCCTCTTCATCACCGCGGCCCGCGAGGCCGGGGTGATCCGCGCGGCCCTGCGCGCCGGGGCCCTGCACTATCTGATCAAGCCCTTCAACCAGGCGGCGCTGCGGGAGCAGTTGCGGCACGCGGCGGCCCTGCGCGCCCGTCTCGACGGCCTCGCCGAGGCCCGCCAGGAGGACGTCGACCGGCTCTTCGGCAGCCGTCCGCCCGGCTCCCGCGAACTCCCCAAGGGCCTGGCCCCGCACACCGCGGACCTGGTGGCCCACACCCTGCGCGCCCATCCGCGGGGCCTGTCCGCCTCCGAGTGCGCCGAGGCGGGCCGCCTCTCCCGCGTCAGCGCCCGCCGCTACCTGGAGTTCTTCGCGGTCACCGGCCGCGCGGAGGTGACCTTGAAGTACGGCGGCGCGGGGCGCCCGGAGCGGCGCTACCGGTGGGTGGGGTGA